From Desulfovibrio inopinatus DSM 10711, the proteins below share one genomic window:
- the dndD gene encoding DNA sulfur modification protein DndD: protein MIIDCIKIKNIASFKGEHQLHLHHKPGNTITVILGENGAGKTSILQAIKIGLYGPFLFNNNKKNYHTYLNSFIRSSEISASVELDFHLRTLAGIEKYTLSREWQHSHNKIRESLSILKEGIPFQDVTSQFYQEFVFSIIPLGMMGLFFFDGEKINHLGESLSSGEISNAVKKLIGLSAVNDLEAAVQKYNTESVEGKTEYKELLLKLENINAELPILHKRGETLHQQYAEINESIKKCKKQLGSKEAAFFEAGGNLALSHEMLRERKKNLEQKVENIQTKIRELSQNYLPLCVLSGELKELSDQLIVERETSVKLVINSYVEKKRKELECVLIKEKVPVDAIQAALDTLVVSYCSTQQPVHGLSSKQTDDILATIRMVNDVVRPQASELFSEMNTVCHELLAIESALEKIPDDSELAKVLSEIKSLNVQIMKHEKHQEELLGQKKRIENDVTIVMNKKKSILKQIEKRDTESKSEYLANRFPHILGRIKIDLFQRRLETLQRLILHNIKILFRKKQLITDVQITSNFSVLLLGQNGEYIDLRSLSAGEQQMFATAIQWALAALASSNIPTIIDTPLARLDSFHRRSLVENYYPSINQLILLSTDEEINNDLLQQLSPAVSDVYSLKYNKLEQSTDVLKVNIKGTREAA, encoded by the coding sequence ATGATTATAGATTGTATCAAAATTAAAAATATTGCGTCTTTCAAAGGTGAGCATCAGCTTCACCTTCATCATAAGCCGGGAAATACAATTACTGTTATTTTAGGAGAAAATGGTGCCGGGAAAACGAGTATACTTCAAGCAATAAAAATAGGATTATATGGCCCTTTTTTATTTAATAATAATAAAAAAAATTACCATACATACCTAAATAGTTTTATTCGAAGTAGTGAAATTTCAGCCTCGGTTGAGTTAGATTTTCATCTTCGTACTTTAGCAGGGATTGAAAAATATACACTTAGTCGAGAATGGCAGCATTCTCACAATAAGATTCGAGAATCATTATCCATTTTAAAAGAAGGAATCCCATTTCAGGATGTCACTTCACAATTTTATCAAGAATTTGTTTTTAGTATAATTCCACTTGGGATGATGGGACTCTTTTTTTTCGACGGTGAAAAAATTAATCATTTAGGAGAATCTTTAAGTTCTGGTGAAATTAGTAATGCAGTGAAAAAGCTCATAGGGTTAAGTGCTGTGAATGATCTTGAGGCTGCGGTACAAAAATACAACACCGAATCGGTAGAAGGAAAAACAGAATATAAAGAATTGCTTTTAAAGTTAGAAAATATCAATGCGGAATTGCCTATACTGCATAAAAGAGGAGAAACCCTTCATCAACAATATGCCGAAATCAATGAGTCCATTAAAAAGTGTAAAAAGCAATTGGGAAGTAAGGAAGCAGCTTTTTTTGAGGCTGGCGGCAATCTCGCTTTATCCCATGAAATGTTAAGAGAAAGAAAAAAAAATTTAGAGCAGAAAGTTGAGAATATTCAAACAAAAATAAGAGAACTTTCTCAAAACTACCTTCCTCTTTGTGTTCTTTCAGGAGAGTTAAAAGAATTATCCGATCAATTGATTGTGGAACGAGAAACTTCTGTTAAATTAGTCATTAACAGCTATGTTGAAAAAAAAAGAAAAGAACTTGAATGCGTTTTAATTAAGGAAAAAGTGCCTGTAGATGCTATACAAGCAGCTCTTGATACTCTGGTTGTCTCATACTGTTCAACACAGCAACCAGTTCATGGCCTTTCTTCAAAACAAACCGATGATATTTTAGCTACGATACGAATGGTAAATGATGTCGTTCGACCTCAGGCTTCAGAGCTCTTTTCTGAAATGAATACAGTCTGTCATGAACTCTTAGCAATAGAATCTGCTTTAGAGAAAATTCCTGATGATTCTGAACTTGCTAAAGTACTTTCAGAAATAAAAAGCCTGAACGTTCAGATTATGAAACACGAAAAACATCAGGAAGAGCTGCTTGGGCAAAAAAAACGCATTGAAAACGATGTTACTATCGTTATGAATAAAAAGAAATCGATTTTGAAGCAAATTGAAAAGAGAGATACAGAAAGTAAATCGGAATATCTAGCAAATAGATTCCCTCATATCCTGGGCCGCATCAAAATAGATTTGTTTCAACGCAGATTGGAAACCCTTCAGCGTCTCATTTTACATAACATAAAAATTTTGTTCCGAAAAAAACAACTTATTACTGATGTTCAAATCACAAGCAATTTTTCAGTTCTTCTTTTGGGGCAGAATGGAGAATACATTGACTTGCGATCTCTTTCTGCAGGAGAGCAACAAATGTTTGCTACAGCTATCCAGTGGGCTTTAGCTGCACTCGCAAGCAGTAATATTCCCACAATTATTGATACTCCTTTGGCAAGATTGGATAGTTTTCATCGAAGAAGTCTTGTCGAGAATTACTATCCTTCGATTAACCAATTGATATTGCTCTCTACAGATGAAGAGATAAACAATGATTTACTGCAACAACTCAGCCCAGCCGTTTCAGATGTCTACTCACTTAAGTACAATAAATTAGAGCAATCTACAGACGTACTAAAAGTGAACATCAAAGGAACACGAGAAGCGGCATAA
- the dndC gene encoding DNA phosphorothioation system sulfurtransferase DndC, producing MNSIYAGRHLDDIYKEIQEQYLADSWPWILGYSGGKDSTALVQLVWHALASLEKNRLFKPIYILSSDTLVEIPKVINHIELNLKRMLEAARLQQIPIRPIKVFPDVKNTFWVNLLGKGYPAPTNNFRWCTDRLKIEPTSNFIRSQAFEASGAILLLGSRKSESSVRKKRIESHKVLGKKYNPHPDIPAAHVYTLIEDWETEEVWDYLLEYSSPWGADNRELVYMYKNASDGECPLILDIKSPSCGKSRFGCWCCTVVKNEKALSSLIKHGENWLAPLQELREILLLTQEPDKKKLYREHIKRNGQILFIRGKLEEEGVKELARGPYTMEFRKKFLRSLLQTERNLNNCNPYHDSDYINLIQQDELHEIQRLWKEEKNDWESSVYAIYEEVYGKKIDNGIDEIGFLTFEDKEAVMSICNEEGFPADLAMELLTAAQYHQGLRSKVQLKNKVAKIFSKEWRSEVEIYRDIK from the coding sequence ATGAATTCAATTTATGCTGGCCGTCACCTTGATGATATCTATAAAGAAATACAGGAACAATATCTCGCAGATAGTTGGCCATGGATTTTGGGCTATAGTGGTGGAAAAGATTCCACTGCTCTTGTTCAGTTAGTGTGGCATGCTTTGGCTTCTCTCGAAAAGAATAGACTCTTTAAACCAATATATATTTTATCATCAGATACACTTGTTGAAATTCCGAAAGTTATTAATCATATTGAGCTAAATTTAAAACGGATGCTTGAAGCTGCAAGATTACAGCAGATTCCAATAAGGCCGATTAAGGTTTTTCCCGATGTGAAGAATACCTTTTGGGTTAATCTTCTTGGAAAAGGTTATCCTGCACCGACGAATAATTTTAGATGGTGTACTGATCGATTAAAGATTGAGCCAACTTCAAATTTTATTCGCTCTCAGGCTTTTGAAGCTTCTGGAGCAATCTTGTTGCTTGGTTCACGTAAAAGCGAAAGTTCAGTTCGAAAAAAGCGAATAGAGTCGCATAAAGTTTTAGGGAAGAAGTATAATCCTCATCCTGACATACCGGCAGCTCATGTCTACACGCTGATAGAGGATTGGGAAACGGAAGAAGTTTGGGATTACCTATTGGAATACAGTTCTCCATGGGGAGCAGATAACAGAGAACTTGTATACATGTATAAAAATGCAAGTGATGGGGAATGTCCTTTAATCTTAGATATTAAATCTCCGAGCTGCGGAAAAAGCCGTTTTGGTTGTTGGTGTTGTACTGTCGTTAAAAATGAAAAGGCATTATCTTCACTTATCAAGCATGGTGAAAATTGGTTAGCACCTCTTCAAGAGCTAAGGGAAATTTTGCTTTTAACCCAAGAACCAGACAAAAAGAAACTCTATAGGGAGCATATAAAGCGAAACGGACAAATCCTTTTCATTCGGGGAAAGCTGGAAGAAGAAGGTGTCAAAGAGCTAGCTCGTGGCCCATATACTATGGAATTTAGAAAAAAATTTTTACGTTCTCTTTTGCAAACAGAAAGGAATTTAAATAACTGTAATCCATATCATGATTCAGATTATATCAATCTAATTCAGCAAGATGAGCTTCATGAAATCCAACGTCTTTGGAAGGAAGAGAAGAACGATTGGGAGAGCAGTGTTTATGCCATATATGAGGAGGTGTACGGCAAGAAAATAGATAATGGTATTGATGAAATTGGATTTCTTACATTTGAAGACAAAGAAGCTGTAATGAGTATTTGCAATGAAGAAGGGTTCCCTGCTGATCTTGCAATGGAATTACTCACAGCGGCCCAGTACCATCAAGGTCTACGATCCAAAGTGCAATTGAAGAACAAGGTGGCTAAGATATTTAGTAAAGAGTGGCGTTCTGAAGTTGAAATATACAGAGACATCAAATGA
- a CDS encoding DndE family protein codes for MKFTRIRLPKQTTNRLISLKGKTSLNPNVLIRYAILLSLKDKSDPIYEEQICDGMEFHRSVLLGELDQIITALIIQRCAKSLQYVDTFTCFKAHLYRGVDILFAQCAKFSDIETLLSV; via the coding sequence ATGAAATTTACACGAATAAGACTTCCTAAACAAACAACCAACAGGCTCATTAGCCTGAAAGGAAAAACGAGCCTTAATCCCAATGTTCTCATTCGGTATGCAATTCTTTTATCTCTCAAAGATAAGTCTGACCCGATTTACGAAGAACAAATCTGTGATGGAATGGAGTTTCACAGATCTGTCTTGTTGGGGGAACTCGATCAAATTATAACTGCACTAATCATTCAGCGCTGTGCGAAAAGTCTTCAATACGTCGATACTTTTACATGTTTTAAGGCCCACCTCTATCGAGGTGTGGATATTTTATTTGCCCAATGTGCAAAGTTTAGTGATATTGAAACTCTCTTATCAGTTTAG
- the dndB gene encoding DNA sulfur modification protein DndB, with the protein MLINQPTELYERRFFAVRGVQAGREYYLVNCPFYLLPEIFNDLDNTGIPPSQRAQRVINKTRVKAIEKYLLSNLNGYVFSAATVSIDGDINFESTDGTSNVGLLIVKDRAQYIINDGQHRISAIIDSLKEHRGHEYELLPIIFFNDPGLEMSQQIFTDLNRYTLKPAQSLNILYDTRDDFAKIARTVASDVSFFHDVIEFEKTTISNRSIKLFTLNGIYNATKILLGKRNDSTKKNSSYACDFWEKLGNELNEWQEHFRGKLASSILRQNYLSGHNIFLNSAATIASAAGEAGIGTEEIISIVANEDWRRDNPLWEGRALQNGKITKSNMSLMLTTNILKLRSNISLNERESNAEQLYQQKQRLLK; encoded by the coding sequence GTGTTAATTAATCAGCCGACAGAATTATATGAGCGTAGATTTTTCGCTGTGAGAGGAGTTCAGGCTGGACGAGAATATTATCTTGTGAATTGCCCCTTTTACCTTTTACCCGAAATTTTTAACGATTTAGATAACACAGGGATTCCGCCTTCTCAAAGAGCTCAACGAGTAATTAATAAAACTCGTGTTAAAGCGATTGAGAAGTATTTGCTTTCAAATCTAAATGGTTATGTCTTTTCAGCTGCTACTGTATCGATCGATGGTGATATTAATTTTGAAAGTACTGACGGAACTTCAAATGTTGGATTGTTAATTGTAAAGGATAGAGCTCAATATATTATAAATGATGGGCAACATAGGATTTCTGCAATAATAGACTCTTTAAAAGAACATCGGGGCCATGAATATGAACTTTTACCGATAATTTTTTTTAACGATCCTGGTCTTGAAATGAGCCAGCAAATATTTACCGATTTAAATCGATATACGCTTAAACCAGCACAATCGTTAAATATACTATATGATACAAGAGATGATTTTGCTAAAATAGCACGAACTGTAGCTAGCGATGTTTCTTTTTTTCATGATGTTATTGAATTTGAAAAAACTACAATTTCAAATCGTTCAATAAAGTTATTTACTTTGAATGGAATTTATAATGCGACAAAAATTTTACTTGGAAAACGTAATGACTCTACTAAAAAAAATAGTAGTTACGCGTGTGACTTTTGGGAAAAATTGGGGAACGAACTTAATGAATGGCAGGAACACTTTAGAGGAAAATTAGCTTCAAGTATATTGAGACAAAATTACCTAAGTGGGCATAATATTTTTCTCAATTCTGCTGCTACAATAGCAAGTGCAGCTGGTGAAGCTGGAATTGGAACAGAAGAAATTATATCAATTGTAGCAAATGAAGATTGGCGACGGGATAATCCACTATGGGAAGGTCGTGCATTGCAAAATGGAAAAATTACAAAATCAAACATGAGTCTTATGCTTACCACTAATATACTCAAATTGAGATCAAATATTTCACTTAATGAAAGAGAGTCCAATGCTGAACAATTATATCAGCAAAAGCAAAGGCTGTTAAAATAG
- a CDS encoding plasma-membrane proton-efflux P-type ATPase: protein MDWQIDSDTAQKQSGDEVLQYFKTSLSQGLSSDEAASRLEQVGKNALETTKVNPLLQFLGYFWGPIPWMIEAAAILSVVVRDWVDFSIIMALLIFNALIGFWEEFKAANALDALKSQLALQARALRDGKWQETPAEDLVPGDIVRLRLGDVIPADVKLLDGDYISIDQAALTGESLPVNKQPGDVAYSGSVAKQGEMVAVVTGTGGNTFFGRTAKLVESAGATSHFQKAVMKVGDFLIFVAIGLAIILIGTEIWRGKNILDLVQFVLILVVASIPVAMPAVLSVTMALGALSLSKMKAIVAKLQSIEEMAGIDILCSDKTGTLTKNQLTLGDPILFGAQNADELILAGALASKAENQDAIDLAILGGVKDQSTLSGYTQTKFTPFDPVSKRTSANITDASGKSFTIAKGAPQVILALSNMSEADSTKAVQTVDELAAKGYRTIAVARSEDGTTWTYLGILPLYDPPRDDSAETIRQAMEHGIQVKMVTGDDTAIGREISRQLGMGTNIQSASDVFKDVQDIDNIPESVAARIEKAEGFGQVFPEHKYGIVKALQKRGHLVAMTGDGVNDAPALKQADAGVAVSGATDAARAAAALVLTAPGLSVIIKAVEEARRIFERMMSYTIYRIAMTIDIMFFVVLAMLVYDIYPLTAVMIILLALLDDIPIMTIAYDNAFLEKKPVKWDMHRVLSISSVLGGLAVVETFGLLYLAEKYAMPMWGLQIKHIQTMLFLQLVAGGHLMLFLTRTKRAFFLPPYPSWQLFWAIVLTQIFAVILCGYGFGLVPAIPWDLIGYVWLYNFIWMLVQDLVKLGTYTLINNEAKHKRGFLRNMSRSLHSHGDLHRS from the coding sequence ATGGACTGGCAAATTGACAGCGATACCGCGCAGAAACAATCGGGAGACGAAGTTCTTCAGTACTTCAAGACGTCACTCTCCCAAGGGTTGTCCTCGGACGAAGCCGCCAGTCGACTGGAACAGGTCGGCAAAAATGCTTTGGAAACCACCAAGGTCAATCCGCTTCTCCAATTTCTCGGTTATTTCTGGGGTCCGATTCCCTGGATGATTGAAGCTGCGGCCATCTTATCGGTGGTCGTTCGCGACTGGGTCGACTTCTCCATCATTATGGCGCTCCTCATTTTCAATGCCTTGATCGGGTTTTGGGAAGAATTCAAAGCGGCAAACGCATTGGATGCGCTCAAAAGCCAACTTGCGTTGCAGGCTCGTGCGTTGCGCGATGGAAAATGGCAGGAAACACCGGCCGAAGACCTCGTGCCCGGCGATATTGTCCGGTTGCGTCTTGGCGACGTTATACCGGCCGACGTCAAACTGCTCGATGGCGACTATATCAGCATCGACCAAGCTGCGCTGACCGGTGAATCTCTGCCCGTCAACAAACAGCCCGGCGATGTGGCCTATTCCGGATCAGTGGCTAAACAAGGCGAAATGGTCGCCGTTGTCACAGGAACCGGTGGGAATACATTTTTTGGACGCACGGCCAAACTTGTGGAATCGGCCGGCGCAACCTCGCATTTCCAAAAGGCCGTTATGAAGGTGGGCGACTTCCTCATCTTCGTCGCCATTGGCCTGGCCATTATTCTCATTGGTACGGAAATCTGGCGCGGAAAGAACATTCTCGATCTTGTTCAGTTCGTCCTGATCCTCGTTGTTGCCTCCATTCCTGTAGCTATGCCGGCCGTGCTGTCCGTTACCATGGCGCTTGGCGCGCTCTCGCTGTCCAAGATGAAAGCCATTGTGGCGAAACTTCAGTCCATCGAAGAAATGGCCGGCATCGATATCCTCTGTTCCGACAAAACCGGCACGCTGACGAAGAACCAGCTCACTTTGGGTGACCCCATCTTGTTTGGAGCGCAGAATGCCGACGAACTCATCCTGGCCGGGGCCCTGGCTTCCAAAGCGGAAAACCAGGATGCCATCGATTTGGCCATTCTCGGCGGAGTGAAGGATCAAAGCACCCTTTCCGGTTACACTCAGACCAAATTTACGCCGTTTGACCCCGTGAGCAAACGCACATCGGCCAATATTACGGATGCATCGGGGAAATCCTTCACCATTGCCAAAGGCGCTCCGCAAGTCATTCTGGCCCTATCCAATATGAGTGAAGCCGACTCGACCAAAGCCGTTCAGACCGTCGATGAGCTTGCCGCCAAAGGCTATCGGACCATCGCCGTTGCCCGAAGCGAGGATGGCACAACATGGACCTATCTCGGCATTCTGCCACTCTATGATCCACCGCGCGACGACTCGGCCGAAACCATCCGCCAAGCCATGGAACATGGTATTCAGGTCAAAATGGTCACCGGCGACGATACGGCCATCGGTCGCGAAATATCTCGCCAGCTCGGTATGGGCACGAATATTCAGTCTGCTTCGGATGTGTTCAAAGACGTTCAGGACATCGACAATATCCCTGAATCCGTGGCGGCCCGCATCGAAAAAGCCGAAGGATTTGGTCAAGTCTTTCCGGAACACAAGTATGGCATCGTCAAAGCCTTGCAAAAACGCGGGCACCTCGTGGCAATGACCGGTGACGGAGTCAATGATGCACCAGCCCTGAAACAGGCCGATGCCGGGGTTGCTGTTTCCGGTGCAACGGATGCGGCCCGCGCCGCGGCGGCATTGGTTCTGACCGCTCCGGGTCTGTCCGTCATCATCAAAGCCGTCGAAGAGGCACGCCGCATTTTCGAACGCATGATGAGCTACACCATTTATCGTATCGCCATGACCATCGACATTATGTTTTTCGTGGTGTTGGCCATGCTCGTGTACGATATCTACCCATTGACGGCCGTCATGATCATTTTGCTTGCCTTGCTCGACGATATCCCCATCATGACGATTGCGTATGATAATGCGTTTCTGGAAAAGAAACCCGTCAAATGGGACATGCACCGCGTGCTGAGTATCTCCAGCGTCCTCGGAGGGCTAGCGGTTGTCGAAACGTTCGGCCTGCTTTACCTCGCCGAAAAGTACGCCATGCCCATGTGGGGACTGCAAATCAAGCATATCCAGACTATGCTCTTCCTCCAGCTTGTTGCCGGCGGCCACCTCATGCTCTTTCTCACGCGGACCAAACGCGCCTTCTTTCTGCCACCCTACCCAAGTTGGCAGTTATTCTGGGCTATCGTTCTTACTCAGATTTTTGCAGTCATTCTCTGCGGGTATGGCTTTGGACTTGTTCCAGCGATTCCTTGGGATCTTATCGGGTATGTCTGGCTCTACAACTTTATCTGGATGCTCGTGCAAGATCTCGTCAAGCTCGGTACCTACACGCTCATCAACAACGAAGCCAAACACAAACGAGGTTTTCTCCGAAACATGTCCCGCTCGCTGCATTCACACGGAGATTTGCACAGATCGTAA
- a CDS encoding PAS domain-containing protein, with protein MSKADNEVINNFETDLAKRVLEQIPTPIMAINNGFEIIFINTVGLNMLGMSLEDTKGRYCYELFNSEHCNTPECCMRRAMDEGKSFMARNELNVNGRRIPIEYSATPLKDADGHLVGGLEYIIDITERVRAEKKLKEQSRTIQEISTPAISLWEGIVVLPVVGVVDSMRAKQMMNAMLSKIKETSAKIIILDIQGVAAVDTAVANHLIKITKATKLMGCRCIISGISPAVAEAIVQLGIDLGDIATNSSLKDALSDAFTMLNFDVRKGK; from the coding sequence ATGTCTAAAGCTGACAATGAAGTGATTAACAATTTTGAAACAGATTTAGCAAAACGCGTACTGGAGCAAATTCCAACTCCCATCATGGCCATTAATAATGGTTTCGAAATTATTTTCATCAATACGGTTGGTCTCAACATGCTCGGTATGTCTTTGGAAGATACCAAGGGGCGGTATTGTTATGAACTCTTTAACTCAGAGCATTGCAATACACCAGAATGTTGCATGCGTCGCGCAATGGATGAAGGCAAGTCATTCATGGCCAGAAACGAATTGAATGTGAATGGACGTCGCATCCCCATCGAATACTCGGCAACGCCTCTCAAAGATGCTGACGGTCATTTAGTCGGTGGCCTGGAATACATCATTGACATCACCGAACGTGTCCGCGCGGAAAAAAAACTCAAAGAACAAAGTCGCACCATTCAAGAAATTTCCACTCCAGCCATTAGCTTATGGGAAGGCATTGTTGTTCTTCCTGTTGTCGGTGTGGTCGATTCCATGCGCGCCAAGCAAATGATGAACGCCATGCTTTCCAAGATTAAGGAAACCTCTGCCAAAATCATCATCTTGGACATTCAGGGGGTGGCTGCCGTTGACACTGCCGTTGCCAACCATCTGATCAAAATCACGAAAGCAACCAAGTTGATGGGCTGTCGCTGTATCATCTCAGGGATTTCTCCAGCCGTTGCTGAAGCCATTGTCCAACTCGGCATCGACCTTGGCGATATTGCCACCAACTCAAGCCTGAAAGATGCCCTTAGCGACGCATTCACCATGCTGAATTTTGACGTGCGCAAAGGCAAATAA